A DNA window from Drosophila sechellia strain sech25 chromosome X, ASM438219v1, whole genome shotgun sequence contains the following coding sequences:
- the LOC6620339 gene encoding uncharacterized protein LOC6620339 isoform X3, which produces MDATCRAMEQLLAAVEMGGSHSEATTPSATTTISIWSAPSKGSGSSSMDPVSFRFHLDGQPILPPLMTSAKRREVQLARQMAKTLEERYRLARHSAGSDMASRRSVSQLQKTETLIYDSTRDQARPQTLVFGIQLPTIQVDPPTPQPLVESIENTSPRRHNRITDRILQFEQSGLGKLLPKDKCILRTSPAVAENQYQDTKDTTAMELGSPLAEPAVFQRSRSFTLDEPSQVLVEHMQREALAVKPSQSLANFERQTIESQAKRVNRSARSISSNISHNSYNSNTSAATKSTIATKTTTAGSSSSRRDREVERIIERALDALEASRKAGVRNYLRGHRERMNQLVIHQEKERRRMQAQFDHQQRQLIEELCAEIDISSGAENPDSLISQSTSTGDLQRFSPAPTLPSFSYATPHSFQDMEDFQTMEDKCQMVGPSSARKRLFSPKLAQGYDSEPQPLSAPSTPRSLPLRNSSLTNSRRSVQVVRRRSKTVGSSPGKTITAADREVKKSPANPAGGAGRPKSSPGKNSSIIAKRGNAPPKNASPPKRVGNKYDELKQEERQWAATRINAGVRGFLVRRLFATEQVQRIVQTIRDTLIFVLNLHLETFENGLDAEEPANLRLKARLLQQLCSASRTLHLIFFQTNIKDRMEIIARDRQRIKTKLLLKHRRSN; this is translated from the exons ATGGATGCGACGTG CAGGGCAATGGAGCAGCTGCTGGCTGCAGTTGAGATGGGAGGTAGCCACAGCGAGGCGACCACACCATCGGCCACGACCACCATATCGATCTGGAGCGCCCCCTCCAAGGGCAGTGGCTCTAGTTCCATGGACCCTGTCTCTTTTCGGTTCCACTTGGACGGGCAGCCTATACTGCCGCCGTTG ATGACGAGCGCCAAGAGGCGCGAGGTGCAGCTGGCCCGACAGATGGCTAAAACGCTGGAGGAGCGGTACCGCCTGGCCAGACACTCGGCGGGATCCGACATGGCCAGTCGGAGAAGTGTGTCACAGTTGCAGAAGACAGAGACGTTAATCTATGACAGCACAAGGGACCAGGCTCGTCCTCAGACTCTGGTCTTTGGCATACAGTTGCCCACCATACAGGTGGATCCTCCCACGCCTCAGCCGTTGGTGGAATCAATAGAAAACACTTCCCCAAGGCGGCATAATCGCATCACCGATCGTATCCTGCAGTTCGAGCAGTCGGGACTGGGTAAGCTGCTGCCCAAAGATAAGTGTATCCTGCGCACAAGTCCTGCGGTAGCCGAAAACCAGTATCAGGATACAAAGGACACAACTGCAATGGAGCTCGGCAGTCCACTGGCAGAACCAGCTGTTTTTCAGCGCTCGAGAAGTTTCACACTAGACGAGCCCTCCCAGGTTCTCGTAGAGCACATGCAAAGGGAGGCCCTGGCTGTCAAACCCAGCCAGAGTTTGGCCAACTTCGAGAGGCAGACCATCGAGTCTCAGGCCAAGCGGGTGAACCGCAGTGCAAGGAGCATTAGCAGCAACATTAGCCACAACAGCTACAATAGCAACACTAGCGCCGCAACCAAGAGCACCATCGCCACTAAAACCACAACCGCCggcagcagctcctccagGCGGGATCGCGAGGTGGAGCGTATAATAGAACGGGCGCTGGACGCTTTGGAAGCCAGCCGCAAGGCGGGAGTGCGCAACTATCTGCGTGGCCATCGGGAGCGGATGAATCAATTGGTCATTCACCAGGAGAAGGAACGTCGTCGCATGCAGGCCCAGTTTGATCATCAGCAGCGTCAGCTCATAGAGGAACTATGTGCTGAAATTGATATTTCATCCGGCGCCGAAAATCCTGACAGTCTGATATCGCAAAGCACCAGTACGGGAGACCTACAGCGTTTCTCCCCCGCGCCTACGCTACCCTCCTTTTCATATGCTACGCCGCACAGCTTCCAGGACATGGAAGACTTTCAGACGATGGAAGACAAGTGCCAAATGGTGGGGCCTTCTTCCGCTCGCAAGAGGTTGTTTAGTCCGAAACTAGCACAGGGCTACGACTCGGAACCGCAGCCGCTCAGTGCTCCCAGCACACCGCGATCGTTGCCCCTCAGGAACAGCAGCTTAACCAATAGCAGACGAAGTGTCCAAGTTGTCCGGCGCCGATCGAAAACTGTGGGCAGTAGTCCAGGAAAAACAATCACCGCAGCAGACCGTGAGGTGAAGAAATCGCCAGCGAATCCTGCAGGTGGAGCAGGTCGACCGAAGAGTTCTCCGGGAAAAAATAGCTCCATTATAGCGAAAAGGGGAAACGCACCACCAAAAAACGCCTCACCGCCCAAGCGGGTGGGCAAT AAATATGACGAGCTGAAACAGGAAGAGCGCCAGTGGGCGGCCACACGTATAAATGCCGGTGTGCGAGGATTCTTGGTCCGCCGGCTTTTTGCTACCGAGCAAGTGCAGCGCATTGTCCAAACCATCAGAGACACCCTGATCTTCGTGTTGAACCTACATCTGGAAACTTTTGAAAATGGCCTGGATGCAGAGGAGCCTGCAAACTTGCGCCTCAAGGCGCGATTGCTTCAACAG CTCTGCTCCGCCAGTCGTACCCTGCACCTGATCTTCTTCCAGACCAACATAAAGGACCGCATGGAGATCATCGCTCGGGATCGCCAGAGGATCAAGACCAAACTACTCCTCAAACATCGCCGATCGAATTAG
- the LOC6620339 gene encoding uncharacterized protein LOC6620339 isoform X5: protein MTSAKRREVQLARQMAKTLEERYRLARHSAGSDMASRRSVSQLQKTETLIYDSTRDQARPQTLVFGIQLPTIQVDPPTPQPLVESIENTSPRRHNRITDRILQFEQSGLGKLLPKDKCILRTSPAVAENQYQDTKDTTAMELGSPLAEPAVFQRSRSFTLDEPSQVLVEHMQREALAVKPSQSLANFERQTIESQAKRVNRSARSISSNISHNSYNSNTSAATKSTIATKTTTAGSSSSRRDREVERIIERALDALEASRKAGVRNYLRGHRERMNQLVIHQEKERRRMQAQFDHQQRQLIEELCAEIDISSGAENPDSLISQSTSTGDLQRFSPAPTLPSFSYATPHSFQDMEDFQTMEDKCQMVGPSSARKRLFSPKLAQGYDSEPQPLSAPSTPRSLPLRNSSLTNSRRSVQVVRRRSKTVGSSPGKTITAADREVKKSPANPAGGAGRPKSSPGKNSSIIAKRGNAPPKNASPPKRVGNKYDELKQEERQWAATRINAGVRGFLVRRLFATEQVQRIVQTIRDTLIFVLNLHLETFENGLDAEEPANLRLKARLLQQSYPAPDLLPDQHKGPHGDHRSGSPEDQDQTTPQTSPIELGFHRLDCSNKGNDK, encoded by the exons ATGACGAGCGCCAAGAGGCGCGAGGTGCAGCTGGCCCGACAGATGGCTAAAACGCTGGAGGAGCGGTACCGCCTGGCCAGACACTCGGCGGGATCCGACATGGCCAGTCGGAGAAGTGTGTCACAGTTGCAGAAGACAGAGACGTTAATCTATGACAGCACAAGGGACCAGGCTCGTCCTCAGACTCTGGTCTTTGGCATACAGTTGCCCACCATACAGGTGGATCCTCCCACGCCTCAGCCGTTGGTGGAATCAATAGAAAACACTTCCCCAAGGCGGCATAATCGCATCACCGATCGTATCCTGCAGTTCGAGCAGTCGGGACTGGGTAAGCTGCTGCCCAAAGATAAGTGTATCCTGCGCACAAGTCCTGCGGTAGCCGAAAACCAGTATCAGGATACAAAGGACACAACTGCAATGGAGCTCGGCAGTCCACTGGCAGAACCAGCTGTTTTTCAGCGCTCGAGAAGTTTCACACTAGACGAGCCCTCCCAGGTTCTCGTAGAGCACATGCAAAGGGAGGCCCTGGCTGTCAAACCCAGCCAGAGTTTGGCCAACTTCGAGAGGCAGACCATCGAGTCTCAGGCCAAGCGGGTGAACCGCAGTGCAAGGAGCATTAGCAGCAACATTAGCCACAACAGCTACAATAGCAACACTAGCGCCGCAACCAAGAGCACCATCGCCACTAAAACCACAACCGCCggcagcagctcctccagGCGGGATCGCGAGGTGGAGCGTATAATAGAACGGGCGCTGGACGCTTTGGAAGCCAGCCGCAAGGCGGGAGTGCGCAACTATCTGCGTGGCCATCGGGAGCGGATGAATCAATTGGTCATTCACCAGGAGAAGGAACGTCGTCGCATGCAGGCCCAGTTTGATCATCAGCAGCGTCAGCTCATAGAGGAACTATGTGCTGAAATTGATATTTCATCCGGCGCCGAAAATCCTGACAGTCTGATATCGCAAAGCACCAGTACGGGAGACCTACAGCGTTTCTCCCCCGCGCCTACGCTACCCTCCTTTTCATATGCTACGCCGCACAGCTTCCAGGACATGGAAGACTTTCAGACGATGGAAGACAAGTGCCAAATGGTGGGGCCTTCTTCCGCTCGCAAGAGGTTGTTTAGTCCGAAACTAGCACAGGGCTACGACTCGGAACCGCAGCCGCTCAGTGCTCCCAGCACACCGCGATCGTTGCCCCTCAGGAACAGCAGCTTAACCAATAGCAGACGAAGTGTCCAAGTTGTCCGGCGCCGATCGAAAACTGTGGGCAGTAGTCCAGGAAAAACAATCACCGCAGCAGACCGTGAGGTGAAGAAATCGCCAGCGAATCCTGCAGGTGGAGCAGGTCGACCGAAGAGTTCTCCGGGAAAAAATAGCTCCATTATAGCGAAAAGGGGAAACGCACCACCAAAAAACGCCTCACCGCCCAAGCGGGTGGGCAAT AAATATGACGAGCTGAAACAGGAAGAGCGCCAGTGGGCGGCCACACGTATAAATGCCGGTGTGCGAGGATTCTTGGTCCGCCGGCTTTTTGCTACCGAGCAAGTGCAGCGCATTGTCCAAACCATCAGAGACACCCTGATCTTCGTGTTGAACCTACATCTGGAAACTTTTGAAAATGGCCTGGATGCAGAGGAGCCTGCAAACTTGCGCCTCAAGGCGCGATTGCTTCAACAG TCGTACCCTGCACCTGATCTTCTTCCAGACCAACATAAAGGACCGCATGGAGATCATCGCTCGGGATCGCCAGAGGATCAAGACCAAACTACTCCTCAAACATCGCCGATCGAATTAGGATTTCATAGGTTAGATTGCTCGAATAAAGGAAACGATAAATGA
- the LOC6620339 gene encoding uncharacterized protein LOC6620339 isoform X4, which yields MDATWAMEQLLAAVEMGGSHSEATTPSATTTISIWSAPSKGSGSSSMDPVSFRFHLDGQPILPPLMTSAKRREVQLARQMAKTLEERYRLARHSAGSDMASRRSVSQLQKTETLIYDSTRDQARPQTLVFGIQLPTIQVDPPTPQPLVESIENTSPRRHNRITDRILQFEQSGLGKLLPKDKCILRTSPAVAENQYQDTKDTTAMELGSPLAEPAVFQRSRSFTLDEPSQVLVEHMQREALAVKPSQSLANFERQTIESQAKRVNRSARSISSNISHNSYNSNTSAATKSTIATKTTTAGSSSSRRDREVERIIERALDALEASRKAGVRNYLRGHRERMNQLVIHQEKERRRMQAQFDHQQRQLIEELCAEIDISSGAENPDSLISQSTSTGDLQRFSPAPTLPSFSYATPHSFQDMEDFQTMEDKCQMVGPSSARKRLFSPKLAQGYDSEPQPLSAPSTPRSLPLRNSSLTNSRRSVQVVRRRSKTVGSSPGKTITAADREVKKSPANPAGGAGRPKSSPGKNSSIIAKRGNAPPKNASPPKRVGNKYDELKQEERQWAATRINAGVRGFLVRRLFATEQVQRIVQTIRDTLIFVLNLHLETFENGLDAEEPANLRLKARLLQQLCSASRTLHLIFFQTNIKDRMEIIARDRQRIKTKLLLKHRRSN from the exons ATGGATGCGACGTG GGCAATGGAGCAGCTGCTGGCTGCAGTTGAGATGGGAGGTAGCCACAGCGAGGCGACCACACCATCGGCCACGACCACCATATCGATCTGGAGCGCCCCCTCCAAGGGCAGTGGCTCTAGTTCCATGGACCCTGTCTCTTTTCGGTTCCACTTGGACGGGCAGCCTATACTGCCGCCGTTG ATGACGAGCGCCAAGAGGCGCGAGGTGCAGCTGGCCCGACAGATGGCTAAAACGCTGGAGGAGCGGTACCGCCTGGCCAGACACTCGGCGGGATCCGACATGGCCAGTCGGAGAAGTGTGTCACAGTTGCAGAAGACAGAGACGTTAATCTATGACAGCACAAGGGACCAGGCTCGTCCTCAGACTCTGGTCTTTGGCATACAGTTGCCCACCATACAGGTGGATCCTCCCACGCCTCAGCCGTTGGTGGAATCAATAGAAAACACTTCCCCAAGGCGGCATAATCGCATCACCGATCGTATCCTGCAGTTCGAGCAGTCGGGACTGGGTAAGCTGCTGCCCAAAGATAAGTGTATCCTGCGCACAAGTCCTGCGGTAGCCGAAAACCAGTATCAGGATACAAAGGACACAACTGCAATGGAGCTCGGCAGTCCACTGGCAGAACCAGCTGTTTTTCAGCGCTCGAGAAGTTTCACACTAGACGAGCCCTCCCAGGTTCTCGTAGAGCACATGCAAAGGGAGGCCCTGGCTGTCAAACCCAGCCAGAGTTTGGCCAACTTCGAGAGGCAGACCATCGAGTCTCAGGCCAAGCGGGTGAACCGCAGTGCAAGGAGCATTAGCAGCAACATTAGCCACAACAGCTACAATAGCAACACTAGCGCCGCAACCAAGAGCACCATCGCCACTAAAACCACAACCGCCggcagcagctcctccagGCGGGATCGCGAGGTGGAGCGTATAATAGAACGGGCGCTGGACGCTTTGGAAGCCAGCCGCAAGGCGGGAGTGCGCAACTATCTGCGTGGCCATCGGGAGCGGATGAATCAATTGGTCATTCACCAGGAGAAGGAACGTCGTCGCATGCAGGCCCAGTTTGATCATCAGCAGCGTCAGCTCATAGAGGAACTATGTGCTGAAATTGATATTTCATCCGGCGCCGAAAATCCTGACAGTCTGATATCGCAAAGCACCAGTACGGGAGACCTACAGCGTTTCTCCCCCGCGCCTACGCTACCCTCCTTTTCATATGCTACGCCGCACAGCTTCCAGGACATGGAAGACTTTCAGACGATGGAAGACAAGTGCCAAATGGTGGGGCCTTCTTCCGCTCGCAAGAGGTTGTTTAGTCCGAAACTAGCACAGGGCTACGACTCGGAACCGCAGCCGCTCAGTGCTCCCAGCACACCGCGATCGTTGCCCCTCAGGAACAGCAGCTTAACCAATAGCAGACGAAGTGTCCAAGTTGTCCGGCGCCGATCGAAAACTGTGGGCAGTAGTCCAGGAAAAACAATCACCGCAGCAGACCGTGAGGTGAAGAAATCGCCAGCGAATCCTGCAGGTGGAGCAGGTCGACCGAAGAGTTCTCCGGGAAAAAATAGCTCCATTATAGCGAAAAGGGGAAACGCACCACCAAAAAACGCCTCACCGCCCAAGCGGGTGGGCAAT AAATATGACGAGCTGAAACAGGAAGAGCGCCAGTGGGCGGCCACACGTATAAATGCCGGTGTGCGAGGATTCTTGGTCCGCCGGCTTTTTGCTACCGAGCAAGTGCAGCGCATTGTCCAAACCATCAGAGACACCCTGATCTTCGTGTTGAACCTACATCTGGAAACTTTTGAAAATGGCCTGGATGCAGAGGAGCCTGCAAACTTGCGCCTCAAGGCGCGATTGCTTCAACAG CTCTGCTCCGCCAGTCGTACCCTGCACCTGATCTTCTTCCAGACCAACATAAAGGACCGCATGGAGATCATCGCTCGGGATCGCCAGAGGATCAAGACCAAACTACTCCTCAAACATCGCCGATCGAATTAG
- the LOC6620339 gene encoding uncharacterized protein LOC6620339 isoform X1: MDATCRAMEQLLAAVEMGGSHSEATTPSATTTISIWSAPSKGSGSSSMDPVSFRFHLDGQPILPPLMTSAKRREVQLARQMAKTLEERYRLARHSAGSDMASRRSVSQLQKTETLIYDSTRDQARPQTLVFGIQLPTIQVDPPTPQPLVESIENTSPRRHNRITDRILQFEQSGLGKLLPKDKCILRTSPAVAENQYQDTKDTTAMELGSPLAEPAVFQRSRSFTLDEPSQVLVEHMQREALAVKPSQSLANFERQTIESQAKRVNRSARSISSNISHNSYNSNTSAATKSTIATKTTTAGSSSSRRDREVERIIERALDALEASRKAGVRNYLRGHRERMNQLVIHQEKERRRMQAQFDHQQRQLIEELCAEIDISSGAENPDSLISQSTSTGDLQRFSPAPTLPSFSYATPHSFQDMEDFQTMEDKCQMVGPSSARKRLFSPKLAQGYDSEPQPLSAPSTPRSLPLRNSSLTNSRRSVQVVRRRSKTVGSSPGKTITAADREVKKSPANPAGGAGRPKSSPGKNSSIIAKRGNAPPKNASPPKRVGNKYDELKQEERQWAATRINAGVRGFLVRRLFATEQVQRIVQTIRDTLIFVLNLHLETFENGLDAEEPANLRLKARLLQQSYPAPDLLPDQHKGPHGDHRSGSPEDQDQTTPQTSPIELGFHRLDCSNKGNDK, translated from the exons ATGGATGCGACGTG CAGGGCAATGGAGCAGCTGCTGGCTGCAGTTGAGATGGGAGGTAGCCACAGCGAGGCGACCACACCATCGGCCACGACCACCATATCGATCTGGAGCGCCCCCTCCAAGGGCAGTGGCTCTAGTTCCATGGACCCTGTCTCTTTTCGGTTCCACTTGGACGGGCAGCCTATACTGCCGCCGTTG ATGACGAGCGCCAAGAGGCGCGAGGTGCAGCTGGCCCGACAGATGGCTAAAACGCTGGAGGAGCGGTACCGCCTGGCCAGACACTCGGCGGGATCCGACATGGCCAGTCGGAGAAGTGTGTCACAGTTGCAGAAGACAGAGACGTTAATCTATGACAGCACAAGGGACCAGGCTCGTCCTCAGACTCTGGTCTTTGGCATACAGTTGCCCACCATACAGGTGGATCCTCCCACGCCTCAGCCGTTGGTGGAATCAATAGAAAACACTTCCCCAAGGCGGCATAATCGCATCACCGATCGTATCCTGCAGTTCGAGCAGTCGGGACTGGGTAAGCTGCTGCCCAAAGATAAGTGTATCCTGCGCACAAGTCCTGCGGTAGCCGAAAACCAGTATCAGGATACAAAGGACACAACTGCAATGGAGCTCGGCAGTCCACTGGCAGAACCAGCTGTTTTTCAGCGCTCGAGAAGTTTCACACTAGACGAGCCCTCCCAGGTTCTCGTAGAGCACATGCAAAGGGAGGCCCTGGCTGTCAAACCCAGCCAGAGTTTGGCCAACTTCGAGAGGCAGACCATCGAGTCTCAGGCCAAGCGGGTGAACCGCAGTGCAAGGAGCATTAGCAGCAACATTAGCCACAACAGCTACAATAGCAACACTAGCGCCGCAACCAAGAGCACCATCGCCACTAAAACCACAACCGCCggcagcagctcctccagGCGGGATCGCGAGGTGGAGCGTATAATAGAACGGGCGCTGGACGCTTTGGAAGCCAGCCGCAAGGCGGGAGTGCGCAACTATCTGCGTGGCCATCGGGAGCGGATGAATCAATTGGTCATTCACCAGGAGAAGGAACGTCGTCGCATGCAGGCCCAGTTTGATCATCAGCAGCGTCAGCTCATAGAGGAACTATGTGCTGAAATTGATATTTCATCCGGCGCCGAAAATCCTGACAGTCTGATATCGCAAAGCACCAGTACGGGAGACCTACAGCGTTTCTCCCCCGCGCCTACGCTACCCTCCTTTTCATATGCTACGCCGCACAGCTTCCAGGACATGGAAGACTTTCAGACGATGGAAGACAAGTGCCAAATGGTGGGGCCTTCTTCCGCTCGCAAGAGGTTGTTTAGTCCGAAACTAGCACAGGGCTACGACTCGGAACCGCAGCCGCTCAGTGCTCCCAGCACACCGCGATCGTTGCCCCTCAGGAACAGCAGCTTAACCAATAGCAGACGAAGTGTCCAAGTTGTCCGGCGCCGATCGAAAACTGTGGGCAGTAGTCCAGGAAAAACAATCACCGCAGCAGACCGTGAGGTGAAGAAATCGCCAGCGAATCCTGCAGGTGGAGCAGGTCGACCGAAGAGTTCTCCGGGAAAAAATAGCTCCATTATAGCGAAAAGGGGAAACGCACCACCAAAAAACGCCTCACCGCCCAAGCGGGTGGGCAAT AAATATGACGAGCTGAAACAGGAAGAGCGCCAGTGGGCGGCCACACGTATAAATGCCGGTGTGCGAGGATTCTTGGTCCGCCGGCTTTTTGCTACCGAGCAAGTGCAGCGCATTGTCCAAACCATCAGAGACACCCTGATCTTCGTGTTGAACCTACATCTGGAAACTTTTGAAAATGGCCTGGATGCAGAGGAGCCTGCAAACTTGCGCCTCAAGGCGCGATTGCTTCAACAG TCGTACCCTGCACCTGATCTTCTTCCAGACCAACATAAAGGACCGCATGGAGATCATCGCTCGGGATCGCCAGAGGATCAAGACCAAACTACTCCTCAAACATCGCCGATCGAATTAGGATTTCATAGGTTAGATTGCTCGAATAAAGGAAACGATAAATGA
- the LOC6620339 gene encoding uncharacterized protein LOC6620339 isoform X2 — MDATWAMEQLLAAVEMGGSHSEATTPSATTTISIWSAPSKGSGSSSMDPVSFRFHLDGQPILPPLMTSAKRREVQLARQMAKTLEERYRLARHSAGSDMASRRSVSQLQKTETLIYDSTRDQARPQTLVFGIQLPTIQVDPPTPQPLVESIENTSPRRHNRITDRILQFEQSGLGKLLPKDKCILRTSPAVAENQYQDTKDTTAMELGSPLAEPAVFQRSRSFTLDEPSQVLVEHMQREALAVKPSQSLANFERQTIESQAKRVNRSARSISSNISHNSYNSNTSAATKSTIATKTTTAGSSSSRRDREVERIIERALDALEASRKAGVRNYLRGHRERMNQLVIHQEKERRRMQAQFDHQQRQLIEELCAEIDISSGAENPDSLISQSTSTGDLQRFSPAPTLPSFSYATPHSFQDMEDFQTMEDKCQMVGPSSARKRLFSPKLAQGYDSEPQPLSAPSTPRSLPLRNSSLTNSRRSVQVVRRRSKTVGSSPGKTITAADREVKKSPANPAGGAGRPKSSPGKNSSIIAKRGNAPPKNASPPKRVGNKYDELKQEERQWAATRINAGVRGFLVRRLFATEQVQRIVQTIRDTLIFVLNLHLETFENGLDAEEPANLRLKARLLQQSYPAPDLLPDQHKGPHGDHRSGSPEDQDQTTPQTSPIELGFHRLDCSNKGNDK, encoded by the exons ATGGATGCGACGTG GGCAATGGAGCAGCTGCTGGCTGCAGTTGAGATGGGAGGTAGCCACAGCGAGGCGACCACACCATCGGCCACGACCACCATATCGATCTGGAGCGCCCCCTCCAAGGGCAGTGGCTCTAGTTCCATGGACCCTGTCTCTTTTCGGTTCCACTTGGACGGGCAGCCTATACTGCCGCCGTTG ATGACGAGCGCCAAGAGGCGCGAGGTGCAGCTGGCCCGACAGATGGCTAAAACGCTGGAGGAGCGGTACCGCCTGGCCAGACACTCGGCGGGATCCGACATGGCCAGTCGGAGAAGTGTGTCACAGTTGCAGAAGACAGAGACGTTAATCTATGACAGCACAAGGGACCAGGCTCGTCCTCAGACTCTGGTCTTTGGCATACAGTTGCCCACCATACAGGTGGATCCTCCCACGCCTCAGCCGTTGGTGGAATCAATAGAAAACACTTCCCCAAGGCGGCATAATCGCATCACCGATCGTATCCTGCAGTTCGAGCAGTCGGGACTGGGTAAGCTGCTGCCCAAAGATAAGTGTATCCTGCGCACAAGTCCTGCGGTAGCCGAAAACCAGTATCAGGATACAAAGGACACAACTGCAATGGAGCTCGGCAGTCCACTGGCAGAACCAGCTGTTTTTCAGCGCTCGAGAAGTTTCACACTAGACGAGCCCTCCCAGGTTCTCGTAGAGCACATGCAAAGGGAGGCCCTGGCTGTCAAACCCAGCCAGAGTTTGGCCAACTTCGAGAGGCAGACCATCGAGTCTCAGGCCAAGCGGGTGAACCGCAGTGCAAGGAGCATTAGCAGCAACATTAGCCACAACAGCTACAATAGCAACACTAGCGCCGCAACCAAGAGCACCATCGCCACTAAAACCACAACCGCCggcagcagctcctccagGCGGGATCGCGAGGTGGAGCGTATAATAGAACGGGCGCTGGACGCTTTGGAAGCCAGCCGCAAGGCGGGAGTGCGCAACTATCTGCGTGGCCATCGGGAGCGGATGAATCAATTGGTCATTCACCAGGAGAAGGAACGTCGTCGCATGCAGGCCCAGTTTGATCATCAGCAGCGTCAGCTCATAGAGGAACTATGTGCTGAAATTGATATTTCATCCGGCGCCGAAAATCCTGACAGTCTGATATCGCAAAGCACCAGTACGGGAGACCTACAGCGTTTCTCCCCCGCGCCTACGCTACCCTCCTTTTCATATGCTACGCCGCACAGCTTCCAGGACATGGAAGACTTTCAGACGATGGAAGACAAGTGCCAAATGGTGGGGCCTTCTTCCGCTCGCAAGAGGTTGTTTAGTCCGAAACTAGCACAGGGCTACGACTCGGAACCGCAGCCGCTCAGTGCTCCCAGCACACCGCGATCGTTGCCCCTCAGGAACAGCAGCTTAACCAATAGCAGACGAAGTGTCCAAGTTGTCCGGCGCCGATCGAAAACTGTGGGCAGTAGTCCAGGAAAAACAATCACCGCAGCAGACCGTGAGGTGAAGAAATCGCCAGCGAATCCTGCAGGTGGAGCAGGTCGACCGAAGAGTTCTCCGGGAAAAAATAGCTCCATTATAGCGAAAAGGGGAAACGCACCACCAAAAAACGCCTCACCGCCCAAGCGGGTGGGCAAT AAATATGACGAGCTGAAACAGGAAGAGCGCCAGTGGGCGGCCACACGTATAAATGCCGGTGTGCGAGGATTCTTGGTCCGCCGGCTTTTTGCTACCGAGCAAGTGCAGCGCATTGTCCAAACCATCAGAGACACCCTGATCTTCGTGTTGAACCTACATCTGGAAACTTTTGAAAATGGCCTGGATGCAGAGGAGCCTGCAAACTTGCGCCTCAAGGCGCGATTGCTTCAACAG TCGTACCCTGCACCTGATCTTCTTCCAGACCAACATAAAGGACCGCATGGAGATCATCGCTCGGGATCGCCAGAGGATCAAGACCAAACTACTCCTCAAACATCGCCGATCGAATTAGGATTTCATAGGTTAGATTGCTCGAATAAAGGAAACGATAAATGA